In Geoalkalibacter sp., a single genomic region encodes these proteins:
- a CDS encoding helix-turn-helix transcriptional regulator, with protein MNIFYKYSNSPEAPHKIEIPFENRPSKELAQKPATLGDLLRRRRLELGLYQKDVAIQIGVTTSTIWNWEHGWAVDQKYIPRVIKFLGYNPIPCPDDLLERLAWYKQVNGLTLEELGTAMGRDPEQMADWLAGRHKPCRRNREEVERFLICKISLFTGFT; from the coding sequence TTGAACATCTTTTACAAGTATTCCAATTCACCTGAAGCCCCGCACAAAATCGAAATTCCTTTTGAAAATCGTCCATCTAAAGAACTTGCGCAAAAACCAGCCACCCTCGGCGACCTTCTGCGTCGTCGCCGTCTTGAGCTAGGATTGTACCAAAAAGATGTCGCGATTCAGATTGGCGTGACAACTTCGACCATTTGGAACTGGGAGCACGGCTGGGCTGTTGACCAGAAATACATCCCTCGGGTCATCAAATTCCTCGGATATAATCCCATCCCCTGTCCTGACGATCTACTGGAAAGATTGGCCTGGTACAAGCAGGTCAATGGACTGACGCTCGAAGAACTCGGCACTGCGATGGGCCGTGACCCTGAGCAGATGGCCGACTGGTTGGCTGGTCGCCACAAACCGTGTCGGCGTAACCGTGAGGAGGTTGAGCGGTTTCTGATTTGCAAGATTTCCCTCTTCACAGGTTTCACCTAA
- the kdpF gene encoding K(+)-transporting ATPase subunit F, translated as MVLWYWIGGAVACGLLIYLAIALLKPELFS; from the coding sequence ATGGTCCTCTGGTACTGGATTGGTGGCGCTGTCGCCTGCGGACTCCTGATCTATCTGGCGATTGCCCTGCTCAAACCGGAGCTCTTCTCATGA
- the kdpA gene encoding potassium-transporting ATPase subunit KdpA, which translates to MTANGWTQILIYLALLLALVKPLGLYMARVVEGKPCGLDRVFGPAERLLYRLCGIRPEEEMGWQAYTRAVLLFSFSGIVLLYLLQRLQGVLPLNPQGLPGIAPDSSFNTAVSFGTNTNWQGYGGESTMAYLTQMTGLAVQNFLSAATGMAVLVALIRGFARRSAETIGNFWVDLTRTTLYILLPLSLLLALVLVSQGVVQNLSPYRPVPLLQSSLDAGGQAVTEQTLPMGPAASQVAIKQLGTNGGGFFNANSAHPFENPTPLSNILEMLAILLLPAALCITFGRMVGDPRQGWALLAAMGLVFLPLLWVCYFGEAQGNPYLAAYGIEQSAGNLEGKEVRFGIANSALWAAATTAASNGSVNAMHDSFSPLGGMAPLWLIQLGEIVFGGVGSGLYGMLVFAIVAVFVAGLMVGRTPEYLGKKIEAFEMKMASLVILVPAALVLVGTAVAVVAPAGLAGVFNPGPHGFTEILYAFSSAGNNNGSAFAGLAVNTPFYNTLLGLAMLFGRFWVMVPVLAIAGSLAAKKPVPAGAGTLPTHTPLFILLLVGVIVLVGALTFLPALALGPIAEQLLAPR; encoded by the coding sequence ATGACGGCGAACGGTTGGACCCAGATCCTCATCTACCTTGCCCTCCTCCTCGCCTTGGTCAAGCCGCTGGGCCTTTACATGGCTCGCGTGGTCGAGGGGAAACCGTGCGGACTGGACCGGGTTTTCGGACCGGCGGAGCGGCTCCTTTACCGGCTGTGCGGCATCCGGCCGGAAGAGGAGATGGGTTGGCAGGCTTACACCAGGGCGGTCCTGCTCTTCAGTTTCTCCGGCATCGTTCTTCTCTACCTGCTTCAGCGCCTGCAGGGGGTGCTTCCCCTGAACCCGCAGGGGCTTCCGGGGATCGCTCCCGACTCCTCCTTCAACACGGCGGTCAGCTTCGGAACCAACACCAACTGGCAAGGATACGGCGGCGAGTCGACCATGGCCTACCTGACCCAGATGACGGGACTGGCAGTGCAGAATTTTCTCTCGGCCGCCACGGGGATGGCGGTCCTCGTCGCCCTGATACGAGGCTTCGCGCGACGTAGCGCTGAGACCATCGGTAACTTCTGGGTCGACCTGACCCGCACGACCCTCTACATTCTGCTTCCCCTTTCGCTCCTTTTGGCCCTCGTTCTCGTCTCCCAGGGAGTAGTGCAGAACCTAAGCCCCTACCGGCCGGTGCCACTCCTGCAGTCGAGCCTCGACGCGGGCGGGCAAGCGGTCACCGAGCAGACGCTCCCCATGGGGCCTGCGGCCTCCCAGGTTGCCATCAAGCAACTTGGCACCAACGGCGGCGGCTTCTTCAACGCCAACTCGGCTCACCCCTTCGAGAATCCGACGCCGCTCTCCAACATCCTGGAGATGCTGGCGATTCTCCTGCTGCCGGCAGCCCTTTGCATTACCTTCGGCCGGATGGTCGGCGATCCCCGACAGGGGTGGGCGCTTCTGGCGGCGATGGGCCTGGTCTTTCTCCCCCTGCTCTGGGTGTGCTACTTCGGCGAGGCGCAGGGCAATCCGTACCTCGCCGCCTACGGCATCGAGCAGAGCGCGGGCAACCTGGAGGGCAAGGAGGTGCGCTTCGGGATCGCCAACTCCGCCCTCTGGGCCGCCGCCACCACCGCCGCCTCCAACGGCTCGGTCAACGCCATGCACGACTCCTTCTCCCCGCTGGGGGGGATGGCGCCGCTGTGGCTGATCCAGCTCGGGGAGATCGTCTTCGGCGGGGTCGGCTCCGGACTCTACGGGATGCTGGTCTTCGCCATCGTCGCGGTTTTCGTCGCCGGGCTGATGGTGGGGCGCACCCCGGAATACCTGGGGAAGAAGATCGAAGCCTTCGAAATGAAGATGGCCTCCCTGGTCATTCTCGTGCCTGCCGCGCTGGTGCTGGTTGGCACGGCCGTCGCCGTGGTGGCGCCGGCTGGACTTGCCGGGGTCTTCAACCCCGGCCCCCATGGCTTCACCGAGATCCTCTACGCCTTCTCCTCGGCGGGGAACAACAACGGCAGCGCCTTTGCCGGGCTTGCCGTGAACACCCCCTTCTACAACACCCTGCTCGGACTGGCCATGCTCTTCGGCCGCTTCTGGGTCATGGTGCCGGTGCTGGCCATCGCCGGGTCGCTCGCCGCCAAGAAGCCGGTGCCGGCGGGAGCCGGGACGCTGCCGACCCACACGCCCCTCTTCATCCTGCTGCTGGTCGGCGTCATCGTCCTGGTCGGGGCCCTCACCTTCCTGCCGGCGCTGGCTCTGGGACCGATCGCCGAGCAGTTGCTGGCGCCGAGGTAA
- the kdpB gene encoding potassium-transporting ATPase subunit KdpB, with product MRKPDQTRPLFEAHIVRRALLDAVVKLDPRRQIRKPVMFVVEVGSLLTTCLFGRSLFVPGDEPSSFILAVALWLWFTVLFANFAESMAEGRGKAQADALRSSRKDVAAKRLAEPKPEAPVTQVPSSRLQKGDLVLVEAGDLIPGDGEVVVGVASVNEAAVTGESAPVIRESGGDRSAVTGGTQVLSDWLVVRITANPGEAFLDRMIAMVEGARRQKTPNEIALDILLAGLTIIFLLVVATLLPFSLFSVQAAGQGSPVTLTVLVALLVCLIPTTIGGLLSAIGIAGMDRMIQANVIAMSGRAVEAAGDVDVLLLDKTGTITLGNRQATAFIPVGGVDPKRLADAAQLASLADETPEGRSIVVLAKEQHGLRERDIHALGARFIPFSAQTRMSGVDLEGRQIRKGAADAVEAHVSGNGGRFPQEVRTVVDAVSREGATPLVVAEGQEVLGVVRLNDVVKGGIRERFAELRRMGIRTVMITGDNHLTAAAVAAEAGVDDFLAQATPEAKLKLIREHQAGGRLVAMTGDGTNDAPALAQADVAVAMNSGTQAAKEAGNMVDLDSNPTKLIEIVEIGKQLLMTRGTLTTFSIANDVAKYFAILPAAFIGIYPQLGALNLMGLATPRSAILSAVIFNALIIVALIPLALRGVKYRPVGAARLLRTNLLIYGLGGLIVPFVGIKVIDLILTLLRLA from the coding sequence ATGCGCAAACCGGATCAAACCCGCCCCCTCTTCGAGGCGCACATCGTGCGCCGGGCGCTTCTCGATGCCGTGGTCAAGCTCGACCCGCGCCGCCAGATCCGCAAACCGGTCATGTTCGTGGTCGAGGTGGGGAGTCTGCTGACCACCTGCCTTTTCGGCCGCTCCCTCTTCGTCCCCGGGGATGAGCCTTCGAGCTTCATCCTCGCCGTCGCCCTCTGGCTCTGGTTCACCGTCCTCTTCGCCAATTTTGCCGAGTCGATGGCGGAGGGGCGGGGCAAGGCCCAGGCTGACGCCCTGCGCAGCTCCCGCAAGGATGTCGCCGCCAAACGCCTCGCCGAGCCGAAACCGGAGGCGCCGGTGACCCAGGTCCCCTCCTCCCGGTTGCAGAAGGGGGACCTCGTCCTGGTCGAGGCGGGCGACCTGATTCCCGGTGACGGCGAGGTGGTGGTCGGGGTCGCTTCCGTGAACGAGGCCGCCGTCACCGGGGAGAGCGCCCCGGTCATCCGCGAGAGCGGCGGCGACCGCAGCGCCGTCACCGGCGGCACCCAGGTTCTCTCCGACTGGCTGGTGGTACGGATCACCGCCAACCCCGGCGAAGCCTTCCTCGACCGGATGATCGCCATGGTGGAAGGAGCCAGGCGCCAGAAAACCCCCAACGAGATCGCCCTCGATATCCTTTTGGCCGGCCTCACCATCATCTTTTTGCTGGTCGTGGCGACCCTGCTCCCCTTCTCCCTCTTCAGCGTCCAGGCGGCTGGACAGGGAAGTCCGGTGACGCTGACGGTCCTGGTGGCGTTGCTGGTCTGTCTCATCCCCACCACCATCGGCGGGCTCCTCTCCGCCATCGGCATCGCCGGTATGGACCGGATGATCCAGGCCAACGTCATCGCCATGTCGGGGCGGGCGGTGGAGGCGGCCGGCGACGTCGACGTGCTGCTGCTCGACAAGACCGGGACCATCACCCTCGGCAACCGCCAGGCGACCGCCTTCATCCCCGTCGGCGGGGTCGACCCCAAACGTCTGGCCGATGCCGCCCAGCTGGCCTCCCTGGCCGACGAGACCCCCGAGGGGCGCAGCATCGTGGTGCTGGCCAAGGAGCAGCATGGGCTGCGGGAGCGGGATATTCATGCCCTCGGCGCCAGGTTCATCCCCTTTTCCGCGCAGACGCGGATGAGCGGTGTCGACCTGGAAGGACGGCAGATCCGCAAGGGGGCAGCGGATGCCGTGGAAGCGCATGTGAGCGGAAACGGCGGGCGTTTCCCGCAGGAGGTCAGGACGGTCGTCGACGCGGTCTCCCGCGAAGGGGCGACGCCGCTGGTGGTTGCCGAGGGGCAGGAGGTTCTCGGGGTCGTCCGCCTCAACGACGTGGTCAAGGGGGGGATCAGGGAGCGGTTCGCCGAGCTGCGCCGGATGGGGATCCGCACGGTGATGATTACCGGCGACAACCACCTGACCGCCGCCGCGGTCGCCGCCGAGGCGGGGGTCGACGACTTTCTCGCCCAGGCCACCCCGGAGGCGAAGCTCAAGCTGATCCGCGAGCATCAGGCGGGCGGGAGGCTGGTCGCCATGACCGGCGACGGCACCAACGATGCGCCGGCCCTGGCCCAGGCCGACGTGGCGGTGGCGATGAACAGCGGCACCCAGGCAGCCAAGGAGGCGGGGAACATGGTCGATCTCGACTCCAATCCGACCAAGCTCATCGAGATCGTCGAGATCGGCAAACAGCTCCTCATGACCCGCGGCACCCTCACCACCTTCAGCATCGCCAACGACGTGGCCAAGTACTTCGCCATTCTGCCGGCCGCCTTCATCGGCATCTATCCCCAACTGGGCGCCCTCAACCTCATGGGTCTCGCCACGCCGCGAAGCGCGATTCTCTCGGCGGTGATTTTCAACGCCCTGATCATCGTTGCCCTCATTCCGCTGGCCTTGCGCGGGGTGAAATACCGCCCGGTCGGGGCGGCGCGGCTGCTGCGCACCAACCTGCTCATCTACGGGCTCGGCGGACTGATCGTGCCCTTTGTCGGCATCAAGGTGATCGACCTGATCCTCACCCTGCTGCGCCTCGCTTAA
- the kdpC gene encoding potassium-transporting ATPase subunit KdpC, producing the protein MLRQALSLLAAFTLITGIAYPLAVTGLAQALFPVQANGSLILGNGRLAGSALIGQPFDDPRYFWGRPSATAPFPGNAAASAGSNLGQANPVLRERVEARLAALRRADPGNNRPVPVDLVTASASGLDPHISPAAADYQLGRVARARGLEEARVRALVSAHTEGRTFGLLGEPRINVLRLNLALEEMR; encoded by the coding sequence ATGCTCCGCCAGGCACTCTCGCTTCTTGCCGCCTTCACCCTCATCACCGGCATCGCCTATCCCCTGGCGGTCACCGGCCTCGCCCAGGCGCTTTTTCCCGTGCAGGCCAACGGCAGCCTCATCCTGGGCAACGGCAGGCTTGCCGGTTCGGCGCTGATCGGCCAACCCTTCGACGACCCGCGCTATTTCTGGGGGCGGCCGTCGGCGACCGCGCCTTTCCCCGGCAATGCCGCCGCCTCCGCCGGCTCCAACCTGGGGCAGGCCAACCCGGTGCTGCGGGAGCGAGTTGAGGCGCGGCTGGCGGCGCTGCGGCGCGCCGACCCGGGGAACAACCGGCCCGTGCCGGTCGATCTGGTGACCGCTTCGGCCAGCGGCCTCGATCCGCACATCTCGCCCGCCGCGGCCGACTATCAGCTCGGCCGGGTGGCGCGGGCCAGGGGGCTGGAAGAGGCCAGGGTCAGAGCTCTCGTTTCCGCTCACACCGAAGGGCGAACCTTCGGCCTGCTCGGCGAACCTCGGATCAACGTTTTGAGGTTGAACCTCGCATTGGAGGAAATGCGCTGA
- a CDS encoding sensor histidine kinase yields MEERRPDPDLLLKEAQQEEERKHQGKLKVFFGAAPGVGKTYAMLEAAWQQRLEGREVVAALVETHGRFETNSLLAGLDILPRALIEYRGVILKEMDLDAVLSRKPQIALVDELAHSNAPGCRHKKRWQDVFELLAAGIDVYTTLNVQHLESLNDVVAQITGVVVRETIPDSVLDRADEIELVDIPPDGLLQRLKEGKVYVAQIAEKARENFFRTGNLLALRELALRRTAERVDAQMESYRRVKGVRELWPAAERILVCIGANPRSIRLIRTAKRMAAGLRAEWLAVTIEAPVKVRPSQQDLLQLAEHMRLAESLGAETVTLSGHKVSEELLSYARSRNVTRIIIGKPTHPRWKDRLFGSVLDEVVRGSGDIDIYVITGESGEAEPRPAVMAEKAPTPRHEWLLSLLAVGLSTALAALMYPHFTLVDLAMVYLLGMVLTASRVGKWPTLLATFLSVAAFNFFFIPPLYTFTVEDGRYFVTFAVMFVVAFVISRLTLRVREQADSARQRERRTAALYHLSRELAHEEGQEQLSAIAVRHLSEVFSCQAVVLVPDAQGNLAVPVTGRHTFALDPRELGVAQWAFDHRQRAGLGTDTLPGAKALYLPLVTAGKAIGVVGILPRPADTPFSPEQLHALESFANQTAMALERASLAEEAQKALLKIETETLRSTLLSSVSHDLRTPLAAITGAGTTLLQGGTRLDEGSRQELVQTIVEEAAHLNRIIRNVLDMTRLESGAIQVNREWQSLEEIVGAVANRMAGQFRDHPLTIKLPSDLPLIPCDGLLIEQVLGNLLENAVKYTPDGMAITVSAAAGEQEVAVTVADRGDGIPPEKIERIFEKFVRGRHVGGGAGLGLAICRGIIAAHGGRIWAKNQPEGGSVFTFTLPTGPTPPSLEQEPEGAIA; encoded by the coding sequence ATGGAAGAACGTCGCCCTGATCCCGATCTTCTGCTCAAAGAAGCACAGCAGGAGGAGGAGCGCAAACACCAGGGGAAGCTGAAGGTCTTCTTCGGCGCCGCCCCCGGGGTCGGGAAGACCTATGCCATGCTGGAGGCGGCCTGGCAGCAGCGGCTGGAGGGCCGGGAGGTGGTGGCGGCTCTGGTCGAGACCCACGGCCGCTTCGAGACCAACTCGCTTCTGGCCGGGCTGGACATCCTCCCCAGGGCGCTGATCGAATACCGGGGTGTGATTCTTAAAGAAATGGATCTGGACGCGGTACTCTCCCGCAAGCCGCAGATCGCCCTGGTCGACGAGCTGGCCCACAGCAACGCCCCCGGTTGCCGCCACAAGAAGCGCTGGCAGGACGTCTTTGAGCTGCTCGCCGCGGGGATCGACGTCTACACCACCCTCAACGTGCAGCACCTGGAGAGCCTGAACGATGTGGTCGCCCAGATCACCGGTGTGGTCGTGCGGGAGACGATCCCCGATTCGGTCCTCGACCGGGCCGACGAGATCGAGCTGGTCGACATCCCCCCCGACGGGCTCCTCCAGCGACTCAAAGAGGGGAAGGTCTACGTCGCGCAGATTGCCGAAAAGGCGCGGGAGAACTTCTTCCGCACCGGCAACCTGCTGGCGTTGCGGGAGCTGGCCCTGCGGCGAACGGCCGAGCGGGTCGACGCCCAGATGGAGAGTTACCGGCGGGTCAAGGGGGTGCGGGAGCTGTGGCCGGCCGCCGAGCGCATCCTGGTCTGTATCGGCGCCAATCCCCGGTCCATCCGTCTGATCCGGACCGCCAAGCGGATGGCGGCGGGGTTGCGTGCCGAATGGCTCGCCGTCACCATCGAGGCGCCGGTCAAGGTCAGGCCCTCCCAGCAGGACCTGCTGCAGCTGGCCGAGCACATGCGGCTGGCCGAGAGTCTGGGCGCCGAGACGGTCACCCTCAGCGGGCACAAGGTGAGCGAGGAGCTGCTGAGCTATGCCCGCTCGCGCAACGTCACCCGGATCATCATCGGCAAGCCGACCCATCCCCGCTGGAAGGACCGGCTGTTCGGGTCGGTCCTCGACGAGGTGGTTCGCGGCAGCGGCGACATCGACATCTACGTCATCACCGGCGAGAGTGGGGAGGCGGAGCCGCGCCCCGCCGTCATGGCCGAAAAGGCTCCCACGCCTCGACATGAGTGGCTGCTGAGCTTGCTTGCCGTCGGTCTCTCCACCGCCCTGGCGGCGCTCATGTACCCGCACTTCACCCTGGTCGATCTGGCCATGGTCTACCTGCTTGGCATGGTCCTGACCGCCAGCCGCGTCGGCAAGTGGCCGACTCTGCTCGCAACCTTTCTCAGCGTGGCGGCCTTCAATTTCTTTTTCATCCCCCCGCTCTATACCTTCACGGTCGAGGATGGGCGCTATTTCGTCACCTTCGCGGTCATGTTCGTGGTCGCCTTCGTCATCAGCCGACTGACCCTGCGGGTGCGGGAACAGGCGGACAGCGCCCGGCAACGGGAGCGTCGCACCGCCGCCCTCTATCACCTGAGCCGGGAGCTGGCGCACGAGGAGGGACAGGAGCAGCTCAGCGCCATCGCCGTTCGCCACCTCAGCGAGGTCTTCTCATGCCAGGCCGTGGTCCTTGTTCCCGACGCGCAGGGGAACCTCGCCGTGCCGGTCACCGGCCGCCACACCTTCGCCCTCGACCCGAGGGAGTTGGGTGTCGCCCAATGGGCCTTCGACCATCGCCAGCGGGCCGGGCTGGGGACCGACACTTTGCCCGGCGCCAAAGCGCTTTACCTCCCTTTGGTCACCGCAGGCAAGGCGATCGGAGTGGTCGGAATCCTTCCCAGACCGGCTGACACTCCTTTCTCCCCGGAGCAGCTTCACGCCCTGGAGAGCTTTGCCAACCAGACTGCCATGGCCCTGGAACGTGCCTCTTTGGCCGAGGAGGCACAAAAAGCCCTGCTCAAGATCGAAACCGAGACCCTGCGCAGCACCCTGCTCAGCTCCGTCTCCCACGATCTGCGCACCCCGCTGGCCGCCATCACCGGGGCCGGCACCACTTTGCTGCAGGGCGGGACTCGCCTGGATGAGGGCAGCCGGCAGGAACTGGTACAGACCATCGTCGAGGAAGCCGCCCATCTGAACCGGATCATCCGCAACGTCCTCGACATGACCCGCCTAGAGTCCGGCGCCATCCAGGTCAACCGGGAATGGCAGTCCCTGGAGGAGATCGTAGGCGCGGTAGCCAACCGGATGGCGGGACAGTTCCGCGATCATCCGCTGACCATCAAACTGCCGTCCGATCTGCCTTTGATCCCCTGCGATGGCCTGCTGATCGAACAGGTGCTGGGCAACCTGCTGGAGAATGCCGTTAAGTACACCCCGGATGGGATGGCCATCACCGTGTCGGCGGCCGCTGGGGAGCAGGAGGTAGCGGTCACGGTAGCGGACCGGGGCGATGGAATTCCCCCCGAAAAAATTGAGCGAATTTTTGAAAAATTCGTCCGCGGCCGACATGTCGGGGGCGGTGCCGGTCTGGGCCTGGCCATCTGCCGGGGGATCATCGCCGCTCATGGGGGACGGATCTGGGCGAAAAACCAGCCGGAGGGGGGATCGGTATTCACCTTCACATTGCCTACCGGCCCAACACCCCCATCCCTGGAACAGGAACCGGAGGGGGCGATTGCATGA
- a CDS encoding response regulator, whose product MTAEKDLILLIEDEPQMRRFLRVTLQSQGYRLIEAETGEDGLVQAAGRQPAVILLDLGLPDLDGLEVTEKLREWSTTPIIVISAREQERDKVRALDAGADDYLTKPFGADELLARIRVSLRHRARQEAGQEEPWFQVGELRVDFTRRQVLLAGEEVHLTPIEYRLLITLIRYADRVVTHNQLLREVWGPRQANQVQYLRVYMAQLRQKLEADPARPRFFINEPGIGYRFKSGAEEIADPK is encoded by the coding sequence ATGACCGCAGAGAAGGACCTGATCCTGCTCATCGAAGATGAACCGCAGATGCGGCGGTTTCTGCGGGTGACCCTGCAGAGCCAGGGCTATCGCCTGATCGAAGCCGAAACCGGTGAGGACGGACTGGTGCAGGCGGCCGGACGCCAGCCGGCGGTGATTCTGCTCGACCTGGGGCTGCCCGACCTGGATGGTTTGGAGGTGACCGAGAAACTGCGGGAATGGTCCACCACCCCGATCATCGTCATCTCCGCCCGGGAACAGGAACGGGACAAGGTTCGGGCCCTCGATGCCGGCGCCGACGACTACCTGACCAAACCGTTCGGGGCCGATGAGCTATTGGCCCGCATCCGGGTGTCGCTGCGCCATCGGGCCCGGCAGGAGGCCGGCCAGGAAGAACCATGGTTCCAGGTTGGCGAGCTGCGGGTCGATTTCACCCGGAGGCAGGTTCTGCTGGCAGGGGAGGAGGTCCACCTGACTCCCATCGAATACCGGCTGCTGATCACCCTGATCCGCTATGCCGACCGGGTGGTCACCCACAACCAACTGCTGCGGGAGGTCTGGGGACCCAGGCAGGCCAATCAGGTCCAATACCTGCGCGTCTACATGGCGCAGCTGCGGCAGAAGCTTGAAGCCGACCCGGCCCGGCCCCGGTTTTTCATCAATGAACCCGGCATCGGTTACCGGTTCAAATCAGGGGCTGAGGAGATTGCGGATCCCAAGTGA
- a CDS encoding ATP-binding protein, producing the protein MQTQQSRKRYTQPCNCGFAGDSLRECSCTPPMLQRYRSRLSGPLLDRIDLHIEVPRVPHKDLSDPIDAEPSEAIRARVETARELQRRRLAPFRLHCNAQMQARHIRKFCPVDAQGQKLLEMVTDRFGFSARTYSRILKVARTIADLAGSEQIAQAHLAEAIQYRSLDRKIH; encoded by the coding sequence GTGCAGACCCAGCAGAGTAGGAAAAGGTACACGCAACCCTGCAACTGCGGCTTTGCCGGCGACAGCCTGCGCGAGTGCTCCTGCACCCCGCCGATGCTGCAGCGCTACCGCTCCCGCCTCTCCGGGCCGCTGCTCGACCGCATCGACCTGCATATCGAAGTCCCCCGCGTCCCCCACAAGGATCTCTCCGACCCGATCGACGCCGAGCCCTCCGAGGCGATCCGCGCCCGGGTCGAAACCGCCCGCGAACTGCAGCGCCGGCGCCTCGCCCCCTTTCGCCTGCACTGCAACGCCCAGATGCAGGCCCGCCACATCCGCAAGTTCTGCCCGGTCGACGCCCAGGGACAGAAGCTGCTGGAGATGGTTACCGACCGCTTCGGCTTCTCCGCCCGCACCTACAGCCGCATCCTCAAGGTCGCCCGCACCATCGCCGACCTCGCCGGCAGCGAGCAGATTGCACAGGCGCATCTGGCCGAGGCGATCCAGTACCGCTCGCTGGATCGCAAAATTCATTGA
- a CDS encoding helix-turn-helix domain-containing protein, whose product MKNQNSIAFLRDPVTLGEHLRRRRLELCLYQKDVAASLGVTPSSIWKWENGWTVDLRFIPRVITFLGYNPIPCPADFIERLAWYKQVNGLTLEQLGAEMGRDAEQLAAWLGGQHKPCQRNRKEIELFLSDRFQRSA is encoded by the coding sequence TTGAAAAATCAAAATTCTATAGCGTTTTTGAGAGATCCCGTCACCCTCGGCGAACACCTTCGTCGTCGCCGTCTCGAACTTTGCCTGTACCAGAAAGATGTTGCGGCAAGCCTTGGAGTCACCCCGTCCTCGATCTGGAAGTGGGAAAATGGGTGGACGGTCGATTTGCGATTCATCCCTCGGGTGATCACATTTCTCGGCTACAATCCGATTCCCTGTCCAGCCGATTTCATTGAAAGGTTGGCTTGGTACAAGCAGGTCAATGGACTGACCCTGGAGCAACTCGGTGCCGAAATGGGCCGTGATGCTGAACAACTTGCGGCTTGGTTGGGCGGTCAACATAAGCCGTGCCAGCGGAACCGGAAAGAGATTGAGCTGTTTTTGTCAGATCGCTTTCAGCGATCTGCTTGA
- a CDS encoding type II toxin-antitoxin system HipA family toxin, with protein sequence MPALDVYLNETLVGELRQEGGELAFRYAPGYLRLPAPLPLSRQLPLGSEEFADAATRAFFANLLPEGGMREQVARALGLSSGNVFGLLEALGGDCAGAVTVVPPGELPQRQSFYQRLTPAELAARLAELPAHPLLAGEEGVRLSLAGAQNKLPVYFDGSDFHLPQGGAPSSHILKTAIPHLEETVLNEAFCMNLAARVGLNVPEATVIRSGDARVYMVARYDRQRAESGDLLRLHQEDFCQALGIPPELKYEKEGGPGFAVCFDLVREWSSEPLADAAALLRWALFNFLIGNADAHGKNLAFLYADGDVRLAPFYDLLSTAVYERRVDNKFAMKMGGQKDPRYLSGHHLEKFAAEIRVGLRVVKTQLRELSERVQAEVSPLAEQSRRGYGSPVIINWLERVLSQRIAKAKTIIS encoded by the coding sequence ATGCCGGCCCTGGACGTCTATTTGAACGAAACCCTCGTCGGCGAGCTGCGGCAGGAGGGAGGCGAGCTTGCCTTCCGCTACGCACCGGGCTATCTGAGGCTGCCAGCACCTTTGCCACTCTCCCGGCAGCTGCCCCTGGGGAGCGAGGAATTTGCCGACGCTGCGACTCGCGCCTTCTTCGCCAACTTACTTCCCGAAGGAGGGATGCGCGAGCAGGTGGCCCGGGCGCTGGGACTTTCCTCGGGGAACGTCTTCGGTCTGCTGGAAGCCCTGGGCGGCGACTGCGCCGGGGCGGTAACGGTGGTGCCTCCTGGAGAGCTTCCCCAACGGCAAAGCTTTTATCAGCGGCTCACCCCTGCCGAGCTGGCGGCGCGGCTGGCGGAGCTTCCCGCCCATCCGCTTCTGGCCGGAGAGGAAGGCGTACGGCTGTCGCTGGCCGGCGCCCAGAACAAGCTGCCGGTCTATTTCGACGGCAGCGATTTTCACCTCCCCCAGGGCGGCGCCCCGTCGTCCCACATCCTCAAGACCGCCATCCCCCATCTGGAAGAGACGGTGCTCAACGAGGCCTTCTGCATGAACCTCGCCGCCCGGGTTGGCCTGAACGTCCCGGAGGCGACGGTCATCCGCTCCGGTGATGCCCGGGTCTACATGGTCGCCCGCTATGATCGGCAGCGCGCCGAAAGCGGCGACCTGCTGCGGCTCCATCAGGAGGATTTCTGCCAGGCCCTGGGCATCCCGCCCGAACTGAAATATGAGAAGGAGGGGGGACCGGGGTTTGCCGTCTGCTTCGATCTGGTGCGCGAGTGGAGTTCGGAGCCTCTGGCCGATGCGGCAGCGCTGCTGCGCTGGGCGCTGTTCAACTTCCTGATCGGCAACGCCGACGCCCACGGCAAAAACCTCGCCTTCCTCTACGCCGATGGCGACGTGCGGCTGGCTCCTTTCTACGATTTGCTTTCGACTGCAGTCTACGAGCGGCGGGTCGACAATAAGTTCGCCATGAAAATGGGAGGGCAAAAGGACCCGCGCTACCTGTCAGGACACCACTTGGAGAAATTTGCTGCCGAGATCAGGGTGGGTCTGCGGGTGGTCAAGACACAGCTGCGCGAGCTCTCCGAAAGAGTGCAGGCTGAGGTTTCGCCACTGGCCGAACAATCCCGCCGAGGCTATGGTTCTCCGGTCATTATCAACTGGCTCGAGCGGGTGCTGTCTCAACGGATTGCCAAGGCAAAAACAATCATCTCGTAG